A single region of the Zootoca vivipara chromosome 2, rZooViv1.1, whole genome shotgun sequence genome encodes:
- the LOC118080950 gene encoding uncharacterized protein LOC118080950: MQNNFARMALLGLPVEEPEVICKIESEEEPWIPSEQAARGRRILPGSRKLAAETPEPAIAPYRQYRGTTWTYPEIIDLLVIWREREIQQELQRSHRNIETFQVVASKMAQRGHKRSALECRSKIKTLKRDYRIAKANNSPGKGHLAWLFYDQLDHLLANEADLSPPEALPALSRRGASVADSMSQCSTEEEAVAEGAKAGSQETLPLRTRSPPQVPSLGGGFPILYIKEEAPDEMPVTSPMGIAEASSPAPPLLSTPCDKPGSSASTVDGAITPSPSPLPDPARSYAAERLANIRKRKRKNRQDLALEITHAADRRVQTATDRILAALGEYAKADLEERERDRVDTEQIIALMNRQTELLESLVRKQAEAQAPPAPALTRQARLPRLGQPGHAADASPLRLGSARRPMARARYRR, encoded by the exons ATGCAGAACAACTTTGCAAGGATGGCCTTGCTGG GGTTGCCTGTTGAAGAGCCGGAGGTGATCTGCAAGATTGAGTCCGAGGAAGAGCCGTGGATCCCAAGCGAGCAAGCCGCGAGAGGGAGGCGGATCCTGCCTGGAAGCAGGAAGTTAG CTGCCGAAACGCCCGAGCCGGCCATTGCCCCCTACAGGCAGTATCGCGGCACCACGTGGACCTACCCCGAGATCATAGACCTGCTGGTCATTTGGCGCGAGCGGGAGATCCAGCAGGAGCTGCAGCGGAGCCACCGGAACATCGAGACTTTCCAAGTGGTGGCCAGCAAGATGGCGCAGAGAGGCCACAAGCGCTCTGCCCTGGAGTGCCGCTCCAAGATCAAGACTCTGAAGAGGGACTACCGGATAGCCAAGGCCAACAACTCCCCGGGGAAAGGACATTTGGCCTGGCTCTTCTACGACCAGCTCGACCACCTGTTGGCCAACGAGGCGGACCTCTCACCCCCAGAGGCGCTGCCCGCCTTGAGCCGCCGCGGGGCGTCTGTCGCCGACTCGATGTCTCAGTGCTCCACCGAGGAGGAAGCTGTGGCGGAGGGGGCCAAAGCGGGCAGCCAGGAAACGCTGCCTCTAAGGACGCGCTCGCCTCCCCAGGTCCCCAGCCTGGGGGGTGgcttccctatactgtacataAAGGAGGAAGCCCCCGACGAAATGCCCGTGACATCTCCCATGG GAATAGCAGAAGCCAGCAGTCCGGCTCCACCTCTGCTGTCTACTCCCTGCGATAAACCGGGCAGCTCTGCCTCAACAGTAG ACGGGGCCATAACCCCCTCCCCAAGTCCCTTGCCTGACCCCGCCAGGTCGTACGCCGCAGAGCGCCTCGCCAACATCCGGAAGCGGAAGAGGAAAAACAGGCAGGATCTGGCGCTGGAAATCACCCACGCGGCTGACAGGAGGGTGCAGACGGCCACCGACCGGATCCTGGCGGCCCTGGGCGAGTACGCGAAGGCCGATCTGGAGGAGCGGGAGCGGGACCGCGTAGACACTGAACAGATCATTGCGCTCATGAACCGCCAGACGGAACTGCTAGAGTCGCTCGTGCGAAAGCAGGCAGAGGCGCAGGCTCCCCCGGCCCCGGCCTTAACCCGGCAGGCCCGGCTACCCCGGCTCGGGCAGCCCGGTCACGCGGCAGACGCTTCTCCCTTGCGCTTGGGGTCCGCCAGGCGGCCCATGGCGCGGGCGAGGTACCGGAGGTGA
- the MGAT1 gene encoding alpha-1,3-mannosyl-glycoprotein 2-beta-N-acetylglucosaminyltransferase, whose amino-acid sequence MLKKSNLVLWGVVLFVAWNALILFFLWTRPQSSSDHSRLTEEVIRLAQDAEVELEHQKELLHQIYRYSALWNRRKATEAKRLHLSVASSALPSTAAPLSRRSQISPDAVLPVLVIACDRSTVRRCLDKLLHYRPSKERFPIIVSQDCGHEETARVIASYGDAIMHIKQPNLSDIPVPTDHRKFQGYYKIARHYRWALSQVFRNFKYQAAIVVEDDLEVAPDFFEYFQAAFPLLLADPTLWCLSAWNDNGKEQMVDANHPELLYRTDFFPGLGWLLLSDLWDELEPKWPKAFWDDWMRHPEQRQGRSCIRPEVSRTMTFGRKGVSHGQFFDQYLKFIKLNDRFVPFTQMDLSYLKKDEYERSFLAQVYGAPELRVEELQGNQRRELGTVRVQYTTRDSFKAFAKALGVMDDLKSGVPRAGYQGIVSFLFRGRRVYLAPPSDWTGYDPSWS is encoded by the coding sequence ATGCTGAAGAAAAGCAACCTGGTTCTCTGGGGCGTGGTGCTTTTTGTGGCCTGGAACGCCCTGATCCTCTTCTTCCTGTGGACTCGGCCTCAGTCCTCCTCTGACCACAGCCGCCTCACTGAAGAGGTCATCCGACTGGCCCAGGACGCAGAGGTGGAGCTGGAGCACCAGAAGGAGCTCCTGCATCAAATCTACCGCTACAGTGCTCTCTGGAACAGGAGGAAGGCTACCGAAGCCAAAAGACTCCACCTCTCGGTTGCGTCCTCCGCCCTGCCTTCAACAGCTGCCCCCTTGTCCCGTCGCAGCCAAATCTCTCCGGACGCCGTCTTGCCGGTGCTGGTGATTGCCTGTGACCGCAGCACGGTCCGCCGTTGCCTCGACAAGCTGCTGCATTACCGCCCCTCCAAGGAGCGCTTCCCCATCATCGTGAGCCAGGACTGCGGACACGAGGAGACCGCCAGGGTCATCGCCTCCTATGGAGACGCCATCATGCACATCAAGCAGCCCAACCTGAGCGACATCCCTGTGCCCACCGACCACCGCAAGTTCCAAGGCTACTACAAGATCGCCCGACACTATCGCTGGGCCCTGAGCCAGGTTTTCCGGAACTTCAAGTACCAGGCGGCCATTGTGGTGGAAGATGACCTGGAAGTCGCTCCAGACTTCTTTGAATACTTCCAGGCCGCTTTTCCACTCCTGCTCGCCGACCCCACCCTTTGGTGTCTCTCCGCCTGGAACGACAACGGCAAAGAGCAGATGGTAGACGCCAACCACCCGGAGCTCCTCTACCGTACGGATTTTTTCCCCGGGCTGGGCTGGCTTTTGCTGTCTGACCTGTGGGACGAGCTGGAGCCCAAGTGGCCCAAGGCCTTCTGGGATGATTGGATGCGACACCCTGAGCAACGGCAGGGCCGTTCGTGCATCAGGCCCGAAGTGTCGCGCACCATGACTTTCGGCCGCAAGGGCGTGAGCCACGGTCAGTTCTTTGACCAGTACCTGAAGTTCATCAAGCTCAACGACCGCTTCGTGCCTTTCACCCAGATGGACCTCTCTTACCTCAAGAAGGATGAGTACGAGCGCTCATTCCTAGCCCAGGTCTACGGGGCCCCTGAGCTACGGGTCGAGGAGCTGCAGGGTAACCAGCGCCGGGAGCTGGGCACTGTCCGAGTGCAGTACACCACTCGCGACTCCTTCAAGGCCTTCGCCAAGGCCTTAGGGGTCATGGACGACCTCAAGTCCGGAGTGCCCCGTGCCGGCTACCAGGGCATTGTCAGCTTCCTCTTCAGAGGCCGCCGCGTTTACTTAGCACCTCCTTCGGACTGGACAGGCTACGACCCTAGCTGGAGTTAG